One Elephas maximus indicus isolate mEleMax1 chromosome 16, mEleMax1 primary haplotype, whole genome shotgun sequence DNA window includes the following coding sequences:
- the ENTPD1 gene encoding ectonucleoside triphosphate diphosphohydrolase 1 isoform X5: MFEESTSKRLVCELEGSKDVSLPGSGTCNFGIVFDAGSSHTTMYIYKWSAEKVNDTGLVYEIESCKVKGPGISAFASNLQDIPMYLSKCMGRAKELIPKYKHHQTPVYLGATAGMRLLRMENEESAERILNSVTSFLSSYPFNFRGARIISGSEEGAYGWITINYLLGKLQKKQNSKDPSSRRNESLETYGALDLGGASTQITFVPKDTNIKPPIKFMQFRLYGNNYSVYTYSFLCYGKDQALLKKLAMDTMNAPSGILLDPCFHPGYERTVDVSYLFNNTCTREYNGQFPFHELKINGTGEFQQCQEDLLDLFHTTNCRYTSCTFNGIFMPPVQGEFGAFSAYYYTMNFLNLTSDKVSSEEMVIDKMKKFCARPWKEVNTTYTGVKQKYLSEYCFAGTYVLTLLQAYNFTDYWKHIHFMDKINDNTEAGWTLGYMLNLTNMIPAELPQPKPFSRPTYISLMVAFSLVLAVVFILGSIIFHKSSYFQK; the protein is encoded by the exons TTTGGGATTGTGTTTGATGCGGGCTCTTCTCACACGACCATGTACATCTATAAGTGGTCAGCAGAAAAGGTGAATGACACAGGGTTGGTGTATGAGATAGAATCCTGCAAGGTCAAAG GTCCTGGAATCTCAGCATTTGCTTCGAACTTACAAGATATACCTATGTACCTGAGTAAATGCATGGGAAGAGCCAAGGAGCTGATTCCAAAGTACAAGCACCATCAGACACCTGTTTACCTGGGAGCCACGGCAGGCATGCGGTTGCTCAG GATGGAAAATGAAGAGTCAGCGGAAAGAATCCTGAATTCAGTGACAAGTTTCCTCAGTTCCTACCCGTTTAATTTTCGGGGTGCCAGGATCATCTCTGGCTCAGAGGAAGGTGCTTATGGCTGGATTACTATCAACTATCTGTTGGGAAAATTACAGAAG AAACAAAATTCTAAAGACCCATCTTCAAGAAGAAATGAGAGTCTGGAAACCTATGGAGCCTTGGACCTTGGGGGAGCCTCCACGCAAATCACTTTTGTGCCCAAAGATACAAATATCAAGCCTCCGATCAAATTTATGCAATTTCGTCTCTATGGCAATAACTACTCTGTATACACATACAGCTTCTTATGCTATGGGAAAGATCAGGCGCTCTTAAAGAAACTAGCCATGGACACTATG AATGCACCATCGGGAATCCTCTTAGACCCATGTTTTCATCCCGGATATGAGAGGACGGTGGATGTAAGTTACCTTTTCAACAATACCTGCACCAGGGAATATAATGGTCAGTTTCCATTCCATGAGCTTAAAATCAATGGCACTGGAGAGTTTCAACAATGCCAGGAAGACCTCCTTGATCTCTTCCACACCACTAATTGCCGTTACACCAGTTGTACCTTCAATGGGATTTTCATGCCGCCAGTCCAAGGGGAATTTGGG GCATTTTCAGCTTATTACTATACGATGAACTTTTTAAACTTGACATCAGATAAAGTCTCCAGTGAGGAGATGGTGATTGACAAGATGAAAAAGTTCTGCGCTAGACCTTGGAAGGAG GTGAACACAACTTACACTGGCGTGAAGCAGAAGTACCTGAGTGAATACTGCTTTGCTGGCACCTACGTTTTAACCCTCCTGCAAGCCTATAATTTCACAGATTACTGGAAACACATTCATTTCATGGACAAG ATCAATGACAACACTGAAGCCGGGTGGACTTTGGGCTACATGCTAAACCTGACCAACATGATCCCAGCTGAGCTGCCACAGCCCAAACCTTTCTCCCGTCCCACGTACATCTCCCTCATGGTGGCCTTCTCCCTGGTGCTGGCTGTAGTGTTCATCCTAGGCTCGATTATCTTTCACAAGTCTTCGTATTTCCAGAAATAA
- the ENTPD1 gene encoding ectonucleoside triphosphate diphosphohydrolase 1 isoform X2, whose product MEGRRDSRVKRFLSKNGLVILGFTFILSLIALLAVGLTQNKNTPENFKFGIVFDAGSSHTTMYIYKWSAEKVNDTGLVYEIESCKVKGPGISAFASNLQDIPMYLSKCMGRAKELIPKYKHHQTPVYLGATAGMRLLRMENEESAERILNSVTSFLSSYPFNFRGARIISGSEEGAYGWITINYLLGKLQKKQNSKDPSSRRNESLETYGALDLGGASTQITFVPKDTNIKPPIKFMQFRLYGNNYSVYTYSFLCYGKDQALLKKLAMDTMNAPSGILLDPCFHPGYERTVDVSYLFNNTCTREYNGQFPFHELKINGTGEFQQCQEDLLDLFHTTNCRYTSCTFNGIFMPPVQGEFGAFSAYYYTMNFLNLTSDKVSSEEMVIDKMKKFCARPWKEVNTTYTGVKQKYLSEYCFAGTYVLTLLQAYNFTDYWKHIHFMDKINDNTEAGWTLGYMLNLTNMIPAELPQPKPFSRPTYISLMVAFSLVLAVVFILGSIIFHKSSYFQK is encoded by the exons TTTGGGATTGTGTTTGATGCGGGCTCTTCTCACACGACCATGTACATCTATAAGTGGTCAGCAGAAAAGGTGAATGACACAGGGTTGGTGTATGAGATAGAATCCTGCAAGGTCAAAG GTCCTGGAATCTCAGCATTTGCTTCGAACTTACAAGATATACCTATGTACCTGAGTAAATGCATGGGAAGAGCCAAGGAGCTGATTCCAAAGTACAAGCACCATCAGACACCTGTTTACCTGGGAGCCACGGCAGGCATGCGGTTGCTCAG GATGGAAAATGAAGAGTCAGCGGAAAGAATCCTGAATTCAGTGACAAGTTTCCTCAGTTCCTACCCGTTTAATTTTCGGGGTGCCAGGATCATCTCTGGCTCAGAGGAAGGTGCTTATGGCTGGATTACTATCAACTATCTGTTGGGAAAATTACAGAAG AAACAAAATTCTAAAGACCCATCTTCAAGAAGAAATGAGAGTCTGGAAACCTATGGAGCCTTGGACCTTGGGGGAGCCTCCACGCAAATCACTTTTGTGCCCAAAGATACAAATATCAAGCCTCCGATCAAATTTATGCAATTTCGTCTCTATGGCAATAACTACTCTGTATACACATACAGCTTCTTATGCTATGGGAAAGATCAGGCGCTCTTAAAGAAACTAGCCATGGACACTATG AATGCACCATCGGGAATCCTCTTAGACCCATGTTTTCATCCCGGATATGAGAGGACGGTGGATGTAAGTTACCTTTTCAACAATACCTGCACCAGGGAATATAATGGTCAGTTTCCATTCCATGAGCTTAAAATCAATGGCACTGGAGAGTTTCAACAATGCCAGGAAGACCTCCTTGATCTCTTCCACACCACTAATTGCCGTTACACCAGTTGTACCTTCAATGGGATTTTCATGCCGCCAGTCCAAGGGGAATTTGGG GCATTTTCAGCTTATTACTATACGATGAACTTTTTAAACTTGACATCAGATAAAGTCTCCAGTGAGGAGATGGTGATTGACAAGATGAAAAAGTTCTGCGCTAGACCTTGGAAGGAG GTGAACACAACTTACACTGGCGTGAAGCAGAAGTACCTGAGTGAATACTGCTTTGCTGGCACCTACGTTTTAACCCTCCTGCAAGCCTATAATTTCACAGATTACTGGAAACACATTCATTTCATGGACAAG ATCAATGACAACACTGAAGCCGGGTGGACTTTGGGCTACATGCTAAACCTGACCAACATGATCCCAGCTGAGCTGCCACAGCCCAAACCTTTCTCCCGTCCCACGTACATCTCCCTCATGGTGGCCTTCTCCCTGGTGCTGGCTGTAGTGTTCATCCTAGGCTCGATTATCTTTCACAAGTCTTCGTATTTCCAGAAATAA
- the ENTPD1 gene encoding ectonucleoside triphosphate diphosphohydrolase 1 isoform X7, whose translation MYIYKWSAEKVNDTGLVYEIESCKVKGPGISAFASNLQDIPMYLSKCMGRAKELIPKYKHHQTPVYLGATAGMRLLRMENEESAERILNSVTSFLSSYPFNFRGARIISGSEEGAYGWITINYLLGKLQKKQNSKDPSSRRNESLETYGALDLGGASTQITFVPKDTNIKPPIKFMQFRLYGNNYSVYTYSFLCYGKDQALLKKLAMDTMNAPSGILLDPCFHPGYERTVDVSYLFNNTCTREYNGQFPFHELKINGTGEFQQCQEDLLDLFHTTNCRYTSCTFNGIFMPPVQGEFGAFSAYYYTMNFLNLTSDKVSSEEMVIDKMKKFCARPWKEVNTTYTGVKQKYLSEYCFAGTYVLTLLQAYNFTDYWKHIHFMDKINDNTEAGWTLGYMLNLTNMIPAELPQPKPFSRPTYISLMVAFSLVLAVVFILGSIIFHKSSYFQK comes from the exons ATGTACATCTATAAGTGGTCAGCAGAAAAGGTGAATGACACAGGGTTGGTGTATGAGATAGAATCCTGCAAGGTCAAAG GTCCTGGAATCTCAGCATTTGCTTCGAACTTACAAGATATACCTATGTACCTGAGTAAATGCATGGGAAGAGCCAAGGAGCTGATTCCAAAGTACAAGCACCATCAGACACCTGTTTACCTGGGAGCCACGGCAGGCATGCGGTTGCTCAG GATGGAAAATGAAGAGTCAGCGGAAAGAATCCTGAATTCAGTGACAAGTTTCCTCAGTTCCTACCCGTTTAATTTTCGGGGTGCCAGGATCATCTCTGGCTCAGAGGAAGGTGCTTATGGCTGGATTACTATCAACTATCTGTTGGGAAAATTACAGAAG AAACAAAATTCTAAAGACCCATCTTCAAGAAGAAATGAGAGTCTGGAAACCTATGGAGCCTTGGACCTTGGGGGAGCCTCCACGCAAATCACTTTTGTGCCCAAAGATACAAATATCAAGCCTCCGATCAAATTTATGCAATTTCGTCTCTATGGCAATAACTACTCTGTATACACATACAGCTTCTTATGCTATGGGAAAGATCAGGCGCTCTTAAAGAAACTAGCCATGGACACTATG AATGCACCATCGGGAATCCTCTTAGACCCATGTTTTCATCCCGGATATGAGAGGACGGTGGATGTAAGTTACCTTTTCAACAATACCTGCACCAGGGAATATAATGGTCAGTTTCCATTCCATGAGCTTAAAATCAATGGCACTGGAGAGTTTCAACAATGCCAGGAAGACCTCCTTGATCTCTTCCACACCACTAATTGCCGTTACACCAGTTGTACCTTCAATGGGATTTTCATGCCGCCAGTCCAAGGGGAATTTGGG GCATTTTCAGCTTATTACTATACGATGAACTTTTTAAACTTGACATCAGATAAAGTCTCCAGTGAGGAGATGGTGATTGACAAGATGAAAAAGTTCTGCGCTAGACCTTGGAAGGAG GTGAACACAACTTACACTGGCGTGAAGCAGAAGTACCTGAGTGAATACTGCTTTGCTGGCACCTACGTTTTAACCCTCCTGCAAGCCTATAATTTCACAGATTACTGGAAACACATTCATTTCATGGACAAG ATCAATGACAACACTGAAGCCGGGTGGACTTTGGGCTACATGCTAAACCTGACCAACATGATCCCAGCTGAGCTGCCACAGCCCAAACCTTTCTCCCGTCCCACGTACATCTCCCTCATGGTGGCCTTCTCCCTGGTGCTGGCTGTAGTGTTCATCCTAGGCTCGATTATCTTTCACAAGTCTTCGTATTTCCAGAAATAA
- the ENTPD1 gene encoding ectonucleoside triphosphate diphosphohydrolase 1 isoform X3: MQYSRVKRFLSKNGLVILGFTFILSLIALLAVGLTQNKNTPENFKFGIVFDAGSSHTTMYIYKWSAEKVNDTGLVYEIESCKVKGPGISAFASNLQDIPMYLSKCMGRAKELIPKYKHHQTPVYLGATAGMRLLRMENEESAERILNSVTSFLSSYPFNFRGARIISGSEEGAYGWITINYLLGKLQKKQNSKDPSSRRNESLETYGALDLGGASTQITFVPKDTNIKPPIKFMQFRLYGNNYSVYTYSFLCYGKDQALLKKLAMDTMNAPSGILLDPCFHPGYERTVDVSYLFNNTCTREYNGQFPFHELKINGTGEFQQCQEDLLDLFHTTNCRYTSCTFNGIFMPPVQGEFGAFSAYYYTMNFLNLTSDKVSSEEMVIDKMKKFCARPWKEVNTTYTGVKQKYLSEYCFAGTYVLTLLQAYNFTDYWKHIHFMDKINDNTEAGWTLGYMLNLTNMIPAELPQPKPFSRPTYISLMVAFSLVLAVVFILGSIIFHKSSYFQK, translated from the exons TTTGGGATTGTGTTTGATGCGGGCTCTTCTCACACGACCATGTACATCTATAAGTGGTCAGCAGAAAAGGTGAATGACACAGGGTTGGTGTATGAGATAGAATCCTGCAAGGTCAAAG GTCCTGGAATCTCAGCATTTGCTTCGAACTTACAAGATATACCTATGTACCTGAGTAAATGCATGGGAAGAGCCAAGGAGCTGATTCCAAAGTACAAGCACCATCAGACACCTGTTTACCTGGGAGCCACGGCAGGCATGCGGTTGCTCAG GATGGAAAATGAAGAGTCAGCGGAAAGAATCCTGAATTCAGTGACAAGTTTCCTCAGTTCCTACCCGTTTAATTTTCGGGGTGCCAGGATCATCTCTGGCTCAGAGGAAGGTGCTTATGGCTGGATTACTATCAACTATCTGTTGGGAAAATTACAGAAG AAACAAAATTCTAAAGACCCATCTTCAAGAAGAAATGAGAGTCTGGAAACCTATGGAGCCTTGGACCTTGGGGGAGCCTCCACGCAAATCACTTTTGTGCCCAAAGATACAAATATCAAGCCTCCGATCAAATTTATGCAATTTCGTCTCTATGGCAATAACTACTCTGTATACACATACAGCTTCTTATGCTATGGGAAAGATCAGGCGCTCTTAAAGAAACTAGCCATGGACACTATG AATGCACCATCGGGAATCCTCTTAGACCCATGTTTTCATCCCGGATATGAGAGGACGGTGGATGTAAGTTACCTTTTCAACAATACCTGCACCAGGGAATATAATGGTCAGTTTCCATTCCATGAGCTTAAAATCAATGGCACTGGAGAGTTTCAACAATGCCAGGAAGACCTCCTTGATCTCTTCCACACCACTAATTGCCGTTACACCAGTTGTACCTTCAATGGGATTTTCATGCCGCCAGTCCAAGGGGAATTTGGG GCATTTTCAGCTTATTACTATACGATGAACTTTTTAAACTTGACATCAGATAAAGTCTCCAGTGAGGAGATGGTGATTGACAAGATGAAAAAGTTCTGCGCTAGACCTTGGAAGGAG GTGAACACAACTTACACTGGCGTGAAGCAGAAGTACCTGAGTGAATACTGCTTTGCTGGCACCTACGTTTTAACCCTCCTGCAAGCCTATAATTTCACAGATTACTGGAAACACATTCATTTCATGGACAAG ATCAATGACAACACTGAAGCCGGGTGGACTTTGGGCTACATGCTAAACCTGACCAACATGATCCCAGCTGAGCTGCCACAGCCCAAACCTTTCTCCCGTCCCACGTACATCTCCCTCATGGTGGCCTTCTCCCTGGTGCTGGCTGTAGTGTTCATCCTAGGCTCGATTATCTTTCACAAGTCTTCGTATTTCCAGAAATAA